One Candidatus Nitrososphaera evergladensis SR1 genomic window, CCTATGCCCTGCAGGCCGGATTCCTTGGCAAGCCCAAGGATGAGGCCGTTAAAGCCCGTGATGAGCGACGAGCCGGGAGTGGGCTCTAGACCGAGGCGCTGGATCTGCCCTGCAAGCTCTTGTGTCGTTGCCGCAAAAAACGTCTTTGGGTTCTTGCCGTACTTTCTGTCGGTGTGAAAAGCGCCAAGCGTGTACACCAGCTGGGCGGAATACTGCCTTGCTATGCCGACGACGTCTTCGCACAAGTCGTAAAGTTCCTGGTTGGTCTGGGGTTGGCCCATCCCGCCTCCAAACACCACGACTGACCCGTCAGAGCCGTACCTGTACTCCCACCTTTCCCGCTGAAAGTCGATGTATCCTCCACTGTCAACGACATAGTTTGGGAACGGAATTGAGATTTGCCTGAATGGCCGCGTGCCGAGGCTTTTGTTGATAAAGTCGATGGCGATGCTCCCGACGTTGCCCATGTCCTGCATGGCCGCTATGACTATGGGCTTGCGTATGTCTGCATCCTCGACCATGACGGCCTTCATTTGCGAGATACTTTCGCAGGCGCCTGATAAAAAGCAGCAGGTAATAACAATAAAAGATTAAAAATCAGGTCCTACTTTGTAGAAAAAAGAGACTTGAGTACTGCTGGTAGCGACGGCAATAATAATGACAAAATTATCCTTTCAGACGACCACCGGGCGGCAATGGCAGGATGGAAGGCGCGGAAAGAACAGTTGCATCGCCAGCAGGAATCCGTATTCAAGGCAAACGACGAGGCAGAAAAGGTCAACCTTGTTTCCCTTTCAAAGAAAAAAAGAGAGACGGCTAGCTAGCCCGCTGCAAGCCCTGGCCTCCACCTTTTGAGCGCAAGCGAGCTTGCAGTCACAGACACAGAGCTTGCCGCCATTGCAAGGCCCGCAAGCGCAGGATAGAGCAACCCCATCGCCGCGACCGGTATCAGAACGACGTTGTAGAGAAACGCGTACGCAAGGTTTTGCTTTATCTTGCCGACCGTCTTTCTTGCAATCTCTACCGCCGAAACCACGTCACGAATGTCGCTTTTTACAAGCACGATGTTTCCTGCCTCTATCGCAAGGTCGGTACCGGAGCCAATGGCCATCCCCACGTCGGCGGCAGTGAGGGCAGGCGCGTCGTTGATTCCGTCGCCTACCATAGCCACAATGCCGTTTTTGTTGCGTATCTCGTTTATTGCGTCTACCTTGCCGGACGGGAGCACCCCTGCATAGACGCGCTCTATGCCGACTTGCCGGGCTATTTCTTCGGCTGTCCTCCTGTTGTCGCCTGTCACCATCACCGGCTCGATGCCAAGGCCCTTGAGCGCCTCAATTGCCTCCCTTGCTCCCTGCTTTGGAGCATCCATCAGGCCGATGACTCCCACAACGTCGCTATTTGCAGACACTAGCACTGCCGTCTTGCCCTGCGACTGCAGTTTTTCCACCACTGACTGCGCAGATGAACTGGTGCCCATGCCTGCCTCTTCCTCGATGAATTCTCTGCTGCCGACCCTCACCGTGACGCCATCCCATACTGCAGTCACGCCCATGCCGGGGGTAACCTGAAAGTCCGAGACTTCCTTTGGCTCTATTCCGGCGCCCTTGGCATGGCCGACTATTGCCTTTGCAAGCGGGTGCTCCGAGTAGTTTTCAGCAGTGGCGGCAAGGAGGAGCACGCCTGCATTGCTGTCCTGCACGCTCTGGCCCTGCGCGCCAATCTCTTGCTTTAGCTGAATGACGTCAGTGACCTGCGGCCTGCCCTGCGTAAGGGTGCCGGTCTTGTCAAAGACGATGGCCTTGACCTTGCTGAGCGCCTCAATCGCGTCGCCGCTTTTGAATATCACGCCATGCGCGGCGCCCTTGCCCATGCCCACCATTATCGCGGTGGGAGTGGCAAGCCCAAGCGCGCACGGGCACGCCACAACCAGTATTGCTACCGCCGGGATTATCGCCGCCTCTGTACCGGCTGATGATGCTGCAAGCGCGTACCAGACGCCAAAGGTCGCAATGGCTACCGCCATCACCGCGTACGCGAAATACCCTGCTACTCTGTCCACGAGTTTTTGCATCGTCGGCTTTTTGCCCGTCGCCTCTTCGACCAGCTTTACCACCTGCGAAAGAAACGAGTCTGAGCCAACCCTTGTCGCCTTGACAAGGAGCACCCCTTCCCTGTTCACTGTGCCTCCGATCGCGCTGTCGCCTGATTTCTTGTGCACCGGCGCCGATTCGCCGGTCGCCATCGACTCGTCGACTGCAGATTCGCCCTGCACCACGGTCGAGTCGACGGGTATCTTTTCTCCCGGCCTGACGATCATAATGTCGCCGGGCTGTATCAGTTCCACCCGAGTCTCGACTTCAGAGCCGTCTGCCTTTTTGACCCTTGCCGTCTTGGGCTGGAGCTCAAGCATCTTGCGTATCACCGCGCCTGTCTTGCCCTTTGTCTTTAGTTCCAGGTACTTGCCTAGCAGTATGAACGTAATCACAAGCGACGAGGCGTCATAGTAGATGCCATGCCAAGTTGGAACAGGAAACGTGTTGTACGCGCTGAATGCGTACGTGGCCGTAGTTCCAAGGACTACGAGCGTGTCCATGTTGGCAGACTTCATCCTTGCTATCCTGAACGCGCCAGAGTAGAACCTGCCCCCTGTGACAAACTGGACTACCGAAGCTGCTGCAAACGCAATGTACGCCGCCGCATTTGTCCCTGCAAGCGGCAGGAAAGAAAACACTTCGGGATAGCTGAACAGGACTGCTGGTATCGTGAATGCGACGCCGAGCAAGAACAAGCCCTTGAGCTTGCGCGCCTCTATGTCGTGGGCGCTTGCCTGCGCGCTCTCTCCAATGACGCTGTAGCCATAGTCGCCCACCTTTTTGCGAATGTCCGCAAGCGACACGAGCGCGGGGTTGTACTCGACAAGCACCTGCGCGTTTCCATAGTTTGCAGATGCCGACCTGACGCCTTCCATCCTTGAAACGCCCTCTTCAAGCCTCTGGGCGTCTGCCGAGTCGGTTATGCCCCCTACCTTTAGCGACACCTTTTCATAGACTACCTTGTAGCCGACCTCTTCAATCGCCTTTTCAATGTCAGGCAAGCCCACCTTTGCGGGGTCAAACTCGACTGCCGCCTTTTCGCTTGCGAGGTTGACCTCCACCTTTGACACGCCGTCAACTGTAGAAACGTGCCTCTGGATGGAATTGACGCACCCCGCGCAGTGCATCCCGCCTATCTTGAGCAGAGCTTTCTTGTTGTTGTTCTCTGCCTGGGTGCTTGCTTCTTTTTCCACGCCTGATTTGCCGGCAGCCGGTTATTTAATTACCGGACCTTACAATTGTAAAGTTTGTTGTTTTCTTGTAAATTCACGCAGTTCCTTTGCCTCTTCTCTGTACGCCTTGACTGTATGGATGCGGCCGTCAGGACACGCGACGGTCACGATGACGATATTGACTTCTGCGTCTGATGCAAACACTGCAGGCTGCACCTTTTGCACCTTGCATCCTTTATGCAGGAGCGCTTTTAGTTCGTCGATGGCTGTCGTCACAGACAACATTTCAGCGTCAAGGAGATAAAAAGCATTGAAAATTTATTATTAGCCGCGCGCTTGCAAGTGACATTATGTCGCTCTCGATGAATGACAAGCTCACTCTGCTCCAGTACGCCATAAACAAGTACGACTCGGAAAACACCATCAAGGAAAAGCTCAACGGCATCCTGTCAACAAAGGATGTCGAGCGGGGAATCGACACCCTCATCGCAACGCAGAGGGTGCGCAGGATAGGCCCTGACGTGATACAGAACAACGTCAGCCACACCGAGCTTCCAGAACTGCCCGACAACCTGAAGGAAATAGTTGACAGGATCTAGGAAGTTTTCAAGCAGGCGATGCATTCTGTCAGTATCCTTGCGGCAAGGTTCGCCGTCAGGCCGTCTGCGTCATAGTCCGGCGACAGTTCCACGATGTCAAAGCCGGCGACGTCGCAATTGCTTATCGTGCCTGTCAGCAGGTACAGCAGGTCTGCGATTGTGACTCCGCCGGGGGAAGGCACGGACACGCCGGGCGCAAACGCCGGGTCGACGCAGTCAAGGTCGATTGAAATGTATACTCTGCTTCCTGCAACCTTTTCCCTTATCATCTGCGCGACCTTGTGGACGCCAAGGTCGGTGATGTCGATTGGCGTGACCATGGCAAGGCCCGCCTTCTTTGCATTTTCGATTTCTTCGGGCTCTGCCGCCCTTGTCCCTACAAGCATGCTTTTCTTGTAATCGACACAGTTTGCCGAGTCTGTCAGAACAGAGCCGTAATAGTTCCTTGCTGACGACACGAAATCGGGGTGCGCGTCAAAATACAGCAGTGCCACTTTGCGTCCTCCGCCGGCGACAGCCTTTAAAATATCAGTGGTAAGCGAGTGGTCGCCACCAAGCGTAACTGGGATCTTGCCCGCCTCGACTATTTTTCGCGCCTGCTCGTACACGGAGTTTCTCTGCACGTTGCCTGCGTCAAAGATGCGCTTGTCCCCAAGCGTCCCGCGCATTGGAACGGTGGGTATCAGCCTGCCGTCACGTACAAAAAACTCGGATTCGTCAGACGCGGCGCGGATGGTGTCCGGCGCGGTGCTCGTGCCCCTGCGCATTGCGTGCGACCTGGATTCGTCCGGCACGCCCATCACGACGATATTTGCATCGCCAAAACTCTTGGCGTTTGCGCGGTGGAACCTTGCCAACGCCAAATACCATGTACTAACCTGCTTTTAACTTCGCACTCTGGACCGCGTGCGACCTCCACACCGTACATGAATAAGCTTTAATTTGAGGCGGGAGCTGCCCCTCTCCCATATGTCCACAATGAAGTATATCCAGCTTGAACCGCACGGCGACATTGCCGTCGTCAGGATAAACAGGCCAGAGGCGCTCAACGCCATGAACGTTGACGTCATTTCAGAGCTTTCACGCACAATAGACATACTTGCCGCCGACGATGGCATAAAGTGCGTCATCATCACGGGCGCCGGCGAGCGCGCGTTCTGCGCTGGAGCCGACATCGCCTTCATGGTAAACATCGAGCCGATGGCCGCAGAGAAATACGCGTCAGCGGCGCAGGCGGTGCTTAACAAGATAGAAAAGCTGGAAAAGCCGGTAATTGCCGCTGTAAACGGCTTTGCGCTTGGTGGCGGCTGCGAGCTGGCTATGGTCTGCGACATACGCATCGCATCCGAGAACGCCAAGATAGGCCAGCCCGAGGTAACAATCGGGATCCCGCCGGGATGGGGCGGCACGCAAAGGCTGTTGCGCATCGTCGGACCTGCAAAGGCAAAAGAGATGATCTACACCGGCAAGATGATAACTGCAGACGAAGCGGCGTCAATAGGGCTTGTCAACAAGGTAGTCAAGCTGGGCGCTGACGACCAGCTGCCGCCAGAGGCTCCAAAGGGCGACGCGGCCGCCGAAAAGGCACGCGCCGCAGAGGTGGCCAAGATACTCAACAAGAAACTGATGGCAGACTGCATGGCACTTGCCAAAGAGATAACGAAGAACAGCTTTACCGCCGTCAAGGTCAGCAAGATGCTCATAAACCGCGGCATGGACTCGGACATCGAGACGGGCCTGCGCCTAGAGATCTACGGCTGGGCACTCTGCTTTGCGCACGAGGACAGGAAGAACATGATGTCTGCCTTCCTCAACAAGGGCAAAAAGTAGAAGAACTAGACTACTATACGCGCGCCCTTGCTTGGCCCGCAGGCAAAGGTCTGGCACTTGATGCCGACCTCCATAAAGCCTGCTTCCATCGCTTTTATCACTTGTTTTCTTTTTGTTTTCCCCTTTAGAAATGCAATCACTGAAGGGCCGGCGCCGCTGATAGTCACCGCAAGCGCGCCTGCGGCAAACGCGTTCTTCCTTACGCTGTCATAGCCGGGTATCAGGTGCTTTCTTGCAGGCTCGACAATTACATCGTTGTCGATCCCGCGTGCGATCATCTCCACGTCGCCAAGTGCAAACCCTGCAACAAGGGTGCTTGCGCCAGATACGTTGTGCACCGCGCTTTTCAGAGGCACTTCTCTTGGAAGCACACTCCTTGCCACTTCTGTCTTTTTGGCCGGCACAGGAATTGCCGGCACGGCCACCACCATAAAGAGGTCTTTTGGTGGCTCGATGCGGATGAATCTGATTCCGTCCTGCCCGACGCTTGAGATTATGAATCCGCCGAGCACCGACGCCGAGACGTTGTCGTAGTGGCGTGTCCCCGCACTTGCCACCTCGCCTTCGGCCGCATACTCGACCAGCCTGTTCTTGTCTAATTTTAGTTTGTAAAGGCCGTCAAACGCAACAGCTGCTGCGGCTGCAGACGCGGCACTTGAGCCCATGCCGTACCCTGCCGGCACGCCCTTTTTCACCACTATATCAAGGTCATCAGTGATGGAAAAGTCCTGCGCCATCTTCTTGATGACAAGCCCTGCCGAGTTGGACTCGGGAACAGACGGTATTGCGCCGTCTGACATTTTTATCGTTATATTGCTGTCTTTTCCTGCCCTCTTTGTTATCGTGACCCTGTCGTACCGGGCGTCAAGAGCAAGGCCAAAGACATCGTAGCCGGGGCCAAGGTTTGCAGTAGACGAAGGCGCAACGGCCGTGCAGGATGATGACGGTTTCTTTTTCACGGCCATGCTATCCATCCTCTCCCTGATTAAGGGTTCGGGCAAGGGCGGCCGCCACGTTTACGAGCCCGTTCATGGTCGTGCTGGAAACTGCGACGAGGCCGGGAGCAAAGCCGGCGCGAGTCATGCTCCTTGACAGGTCTTTGCTCAAAAGTGAATACTCGGCGTCCTTTTCGCCGCTAAGTGCCGATTCCAGCGCCTGTGTAGAAGCCGCCCAGTCAAGTATGTCCTTCAGTCTTTCGATTACAAGATCGCGCTTGGTCAGCACGTTTATCTGCGCAGTTTTCAGGCGCAACTTTACCGCCGAGGCAAGGAGCGATATGGATACAAAGTTGATGGGCGAAGAGACGAGCGTGCCGTCAAATGCAAACACCGTTGCCTTGTTGTCCGCCTGAAGGTTTGAGATGAAATAGGGTCCGCTTGCCCGGAACGCAAACAGTTCTATCTGGCCCGGAGTGTCCACTATCAAGTAGTCGGGGTTTGCCTCGTCAACTTCTTGCTGGATCTCGTCAAGTCTGGTCGCCATCAGGTCGCTTGCCATGATGAGTGCGCCGTTGGGCCCAAGGCCATAGCTTTCCATGAGCGTGCCGATGTCGATGTAGTTGCGGATGTCAATGTCTGGCTCGTATGGAAGCGTGACTGCACCGGGGTCAAGGTTGAGGGTTGTCGGGTAGGCGCCTGTGTCTCTGTACCACTGCAACAGCCTTGAGGTCAAAAGCGACTTGCCAGAACCTGCAGTCCCGGTGACGAAAATGGCGTTTACCATCTTTTTCTCTCTTTGTAGAGTGGGCGCTTTACGAAGTATATATCTGCTTTACACATCATTTCTGTCATCAGCCAACAAAAAACTAGAATTCTAAAAGGCTTTTGACTTTGTCAAGCAGTTCGTCGTGGTTGTACGGCTTGGTGATGGGTAGGATCATCACGCTATCGTCGTGCATGGAGAAAATAAAAGTGTCAAGCATTTCGTAGCTGGTCATGACATACCCTGTCCTGCCAAACAGGTGGTCGCTTTCCTTTGTCATGCTCGCAAACACTTCTGCCCGCACGAACAACTTTTCAAGCTCCCTTGCTGGAGGGATTGGCACCCCCTGCCTGACATACCTGGCCTTCATCTCTCCCCTTGAAACGACCACTGCGGCCTGAATGTTGCCGTGAAGGGCGACGAGGGCCTTGCAAATACCGGCGTAATCCGCGGCTTGAAAATCACATCTGCCTGCTGGATTAATGTTTCTCACAGGGGATCGCGACTGCCATTCGTTATTATATATACCTCCAAAACGTACAAAAAACGGCGTTGAACTGGAGAATCGCTGCTATCCCGGCGAGCATCGTCCCATTTATCATAATGTTCCTGACTACCAAAGTCTCGCCGCAGGACATATTTGCGGTCGGCCTTGTTCCTTTCGTAGCCTCTGCAGTTGCCGCAGTTGCAAGGATAATGCTCCAGGCGTACAGGTTCAAGTATTTCGTGCGCAAGTTCATCGGCTACGATGTAAGCTCGCCCGGCAAGACCATGGCGGCAAGGCTTGCAGGCGAGTTTGTCACCTACACAACGCCTTCGTACGTGGGAGGCGAGTTTGTCAGGATAGCGTGGCTGTCAAAAAACGGCGTGCCAACAGGCAAGGCCGCGTGGGTGGCCACGATGGAGATAATTGCCGACGTGTTTGCGGTGACTATACTTGCCTTTGTCGCCGGCGCACTTGCCATCTCCCGGGGCGGGACTGCTATCGGAGTTACCGTGCTTGTAGTCGCCCTGCCGACGTTTGCGTTCTGGCTCATCCTGATACTCTACTCGGCAAAACGCAACCTGCAGGTCCCAAAGTTCATCGACAGGATTGCCCGGCGCTTTGCAAAGGACAAGGCAGACAAGTACATCACCCAGGCCAACAAGGCCCTTGACGACCTGTGCACCATGAGCCGGGAGAACTTTTCTTCAAGCAAGGTCATCAAGCCGTTTGCAATCGGCCTTGCACTGACCTTTGCGTCGTTTCTTGCGTACGGCATCTCGTTCATGGTCCTTGCCGACTCGGTCGGGGTGGGAATAGGGATGTTTGACTCGCTCATGGCAGTGGCGGCGTCAAACGCCATTGCAAACCTGCCTATTACCATAGGAGGTTCCGGCCTTGCAGAACTTGGCATCTGGGCCTACATCTCCAACCTCGCAAGCGTGCCAAACCTTGCCGCAATTGCCGCCGACTCGAAGCTCAGCGTAATCATCGCATGGAGGATAGCGACCTACCACGTGCCGCTTGTCATAATGTGGATCGCACTCATGAAGCTTGCAATAGGCAAAAGAGAAACGATGGTGCCTGCCGACGGCGAGAAGAAAAAAGAAGACTGACTAGTCCTCGTCGCCCTCGCCATCTTCGCCGGCTGATGACGATGACGGGGCAGGCATATCAGACTCGACGTCCATGAGCGCCAGCTCCTTCATCTCGAAATTGAATATGGCCTTCATGTCGAGGTTGAATTTCGTCTTTAGCAGTTCGGTGACCTTGTCGCTCAGGGGCGCGGTATAGACGTTTATCTTGAACTCGTAGACAAAACCCTTCATGAGGTCGTTTATCTTGACCTCCTTTGGCAGGCTGATTCCCTCGATGATGACCCTGCCATCGGGCATCGGCTCGTATACCTGTATGTCAAGCCTATAGTCTTTCTCGTATATCTCTAGTATGTATCCAGTCCTTGTCACGACCTCTGGCTTGCCAAACTGCGCCGACTTGATCTCGTCCTCTGCCCACTTGGGTAGCCCTTCCTCATTGCTCTGGGCCTCGGCGGTTTTTTTTGCTCTCGGCATTGTTGAATGCGTCGCATCTTGATGATTTAATGTTTTCCAATGCCGGCCGCTGATGCGCGCGTGTCTACAAAATATTACTACTTGGTTGTCTAATTATGACATTTCTATTTAACGTCGTTTTCCAAGGCTAGCAGACATGACGAGCTTCAGCAATAACTGGGTCAAGGACAATAAATCGACGATGTCTGAGAAGATAAAGGAAGGTCTCGGACCTCAACAACCACTGAAACCGAGGATCGAGTTCGCAAAGAACAAGATCCAGGCACAAAACCAGAAACTGGATACTATTCTTGAGAAACTCAAGGGCAAGGAAAAATCCTTGTTCAACCAGGTAGTTTCCGCGCTCCAGAGGCACGACACGCAAGCAGGCAAGATGGTCTCAAACGAGATTGCGCAAGTGAGAAAGACTATCAAGATGATCTCACAGCTCAAGATGGCGCTTGAGCAGATACAGATGCGCCTTGAGACGACCATCGACCTTGGCGACGTGATGGTGGCAATCGGCCCGGCAATGGGTGCTCTCACGAGAGTGAGGTCAGGCCTTGCAGGCGTGATGCCAGAAGTCGACAGGGAACTGGGCGAGATAAACGGCGTGTTCAGCGACATCATGATGAACGCTGGAAGCATGGGCAACACCTCGTTTGCCTTCGACGCATCAGGCGAAGAAGTCGACAGGATCCTTGCAGAGGCCGGCGCAGTCGCAGAGCAGAGGATGACCGAGAGCTTCCCGGATGTCCCGGTGGGCTCTGGCGCATCAAGGTCGTACGCAGGCGGAAACTCGCAGTAAGCGAGTTCCCTCCCCTTTTTCCTTTCTTTTCTTTTTCTAATTTTCTAAAAAATAATTAACTTTAGATTTTCTTGCATTGCAAGATGTAGTCAGACCAGGAGTAATAGTATATGCAACATTCCTTGTAGCACAAGTCGAGAATATCTTTTCGTTTCTACTCGAAAACAACTCGAATATGACTGTGCATGAGAAATAATACATTTATCAACAACACCAATACGCATATGGTTATGGGTAGTCTTCATGGCAAGACAGAAACTATAGCTTTTAGGCTGGATACCTCAATGATTGAAAGACTAAGAAATGAGGCAAAACAGAAGGAGATAAGCCTTAACGCTCTTGCCGGACAGATTTTCAAACAACACATAGACTGGCATTCTAATGCAGCAAAGGCGGGATTCTTGACGGTCAGAAGGGGACTGATAGTAAAACTGCTAGAATTGGCTACAGACAGCGAGCTAGTCAAGATAGCTGAATACATCGCCAAGAAAGAGACCAAGAATTTTGTCTTGATGCTAAGAAATGAGTACAATATAACGTCTGTTCTGGATGTGGTAGAAACCTGGATAAGGATAGCCGGCTATCCATATAGACATGAAGTGAACTACTCCAAGCATTTCTATACCATCCAACATGACATGGGGAAAAAGTGGTCGCTCTATATCTCAAACCAGTATCAGTTCATGTTTGAGGATTTTGGACTAAAGAAAGTAGATTTTGAAATTACTGACAGTGTGATCTCTTTCACTGTAGACACCGAGAACATGGTATGACTGTGCATACCATTTTTCTTATTTTTGCTTACCCAAGTCACTCGATTAATGAAGAGTTTCATACAGTTATTTCACACCTAGGGGATTTATTTCACAGTCAGAGACCGACCCGGTTCATGGGGATAAATGAATCTCTCGCCATGCCCACATGTGCACAAGTACTTTGGACTGCTATACTGTTCCCTCATAATCTTGCCACACAACGGACACATTGGGCCCTCTTCTTCGGGGACAGATTTCTTTCGATTCAGGCTTGAATTTGCGGTCATTCGCTAGATGTCACACACTCACCTTATGTACGGAAGTGGTCTTAGGCTTGTAGTACGCAAAGACTGCCTCGTATCCTTGACTCAAAATAACATCCTTGCGGATTTGTTGGATTTTCGACTTGGGGATATCAAACCTATAATGGTGGTGACCAAGAACAAGAATGCTCTTGTCGGCGTCTATTATCACATGACCGAGGAACTGGCCGTCTCGACTCTTTACCTTTCTACCAACTAACAATTTTGTGTGCAATTCCTTGGAGTTTGACCTGTCAGCCCTCTTTGACATCCTCGCCAATCCGGAAACGGGGAGGGCAGCTTCCCTGCTTTTCTTGTAGCGCCTCGCGATTTCATACAAAGGCAGCCCTATCAAAACCGTATCTTTTGTGCTTAGGATCTCTGATTTGAGTATATCATACCTGTCATCTCCCTCACCAAATACAACTATGACATTTGGTGTTTCTAATACTACCTGACCTATATGTGGGGTATCTAAACCACTAACCTCTCTAAATAGTAATTTCTCAGGGTAGACGATTTCTTGTCGCCTCCTATAAGTATGTAATTTCGATTATTCCCAAACTCCTTGGTGGCTGACATAATTTCGATTTCCAAGAATCTTCGCTGCAAATATCTTTGTCTTTTTGCTTCTTGCTCTAGTCCGGAGAAGGCAATTACAGCACGGACAGTGTTTGGAATCGGTCTTCAAATAGACTGTGCAAACCATGCACTTTTTCAGACCCTCTACATAAGGGCTAGTTGAGAATCCTATTTTCTTTGCTTGAATGGCTTTGCATAGCTCCTTACACTTCTTTCCCGGCATTCTTGATCACCAAGGTTCCTATAAGGTTCCATCGAAATTTTGCCATACAAACAGGCCAGAGCCATGGTGGATTCTGTCTATATGCATGGACAGTTTTATGCTATTTTCAAACCTGGATATACTATGTGGATATCGAGAACCTTGCGTATGTTTTCTCACGCTGCACAATGTCCTGTGCACTAGTTTTATGAGTGAGGTTTGCTCTGCAATACTCTGCAAACTTCAAGCTTAAGTCAATTTGTGACAGACCGGAACAAGAAGAACATGAAAGCTGCTGTTTATCGATCACATGGCAAAGATCCCAGACAAGTTGTAAGGATCGAAGATATTGATGTACCAAAACTAAAATCCAACGAAGTCCTTATAAAAGTTGAGGCTTCGGCCTATAACTACAACGACCTCTGGGGAATATGGGGAGAGCCTATCAAGATTCCGCTCCCTCATATCTCGGGATCCGATGTTGCAGGTACAGTGGTCGAAGTCGGGGATGAGGTTTCCAAGATAAAAAAGGGCGACCGGGTGGTTTCTCACCCTAACCTGACGTGTAGAGTATGCTACGAGTGCACGTCGGGCCGAGAATATGATTGCAAAGATCGGCTTGTATGGGGATTTCAAACCGGGCCGCTTTGGGGTGGATTTGCTCAGTACACCCACCTGCCAGAAGTAAATGCGGTCAAGCTACCAGATAATGTATCATTCAACGATGCTGCTGCCATTTCGATGGTTGGGATGACCGCATGGCACA contains:
- a CDS encoding enoyl-CoA hydratase-related protein, translated to MKYIQLEPHGDIAVVRINRPEALNAMNVDVISELSRTIDILAADDGIKCVIITGAGERAFCAGADIAFMVNIEPMAAEKYASAAQAVLNKIEKLEKPVIAAVNGFALGGGCELAMVCDIRIASENAKIGQPEVTIGIPPGWGGTQRLLRIVGPAKAKEMIYTGKMITADEAASIGLVNKVVKLGADDQLPPEAPKGDAAAEKARAAEVAKILNKKLMADCMALAKEITKNSFTAVKVSKMLINRGMDSDIETGLRLEIYGWALCFAHEDRKNMMSAFLNKGKK
- a CDS encoding lysylphosphatidylglycerol synthase transmembrane domain-containing protein, with translation MNWRIAAIPASIVPFIIMFLTTKVSPQDIFAVGLVPFVASAVAAVARIMLQAYRFKYFVRKFIGYDVSSPGKTMAARLAGEFVTYTTPSYVGGEFVRIAWLSKNGVPTGKAAWVATMEIIADVFAVTILAFVAGALAISRGGTAIGVTVLVVALPTFAFWLILILYSAKRNLQVPKFIDRIARRFAKDKADKYITQANKALDDLCTMSRENFSSSKVIKPFAIGLALTFASFLAYGISFMVLADSVGVGIGMFDSLMAVAASNAIANLPITIGGSGLAELGIWAYISNLASVPNLAAIAADSKLSVIIAWRIATYHVPLVIMWIALMKLAIGKRETMVPADGEKKKED
- a CDS encoding homoserine kinase, which gives rise to MAVKKKPSSSCTAVAPSSTANLGPGYDVFGLALDARYDRVTITKRAGKDSNITIKMSDGAIPSVPESNSAGLVIKKMAQDFSITDDLDIVVKKGVPAGYGMGSSAASAAAAAVAFDGLYKLKLDKNRLVEYAAEGEVASAGTRHYDNVSASVLGGFIISSVGQDGIRFIRIEPPKDLFMVVAVPAIPVPAKKTEVARSVLPREVPLKSAVHNVSGASTLVAGFALGDVEMIARGIDNDVIVEPARKHLIPGYDSVRKNAFAAGALAVTISGAGPSVIAFLKGKTKRKQVIKAMEAGFMEVGIKCQTFACGPSKGARIVV
- a CDS encoding heavy metal translocating P-type ATPase → MEKEASTQAENNNKKALLKIGGMHCAGCVNSIQRHVSTVDGVSKVEVNLASEKAAVEFDPAKVGLPDIEKAIEEVGYKVVYEKVSLKVGGITDSADAQRLEEGVSRMEGVRSASANYGNAQVLVEYNPALVSLADIRKKVGDYGYSVIGESAQASAHDIEARKLKGLFLLGVAFTIPAVLFSYPEVFSFLPLAGTNAAAYIAFAAASVVQFVTGGRFYSGAFRIARMKSANMDTLVVLGTTATYAFSAYNTFPVPTWHGIYYDASSLVITFILLGKYLELKTKGKTGAVIRKMLELQPKTARVKKADGSEVETRVELIQPGDIMIVRPGEKIPVDSTVVQGESAVDESMATGESAPVHKKSGDSAIGGTVNREGVLLVKATRVGSDSFLSQVVKLVEEATGKKPTMQKLVDRVAGYFAYAVMAVAIATFGVWYALAASSAGTEAAIIPAVAILVVACPCALGLATPTAIMVGMGKGAAHGVIFKSGDAIEALSKVKAIVFDKTGTLTQGRPQVTDVIQLKQEIGAQGQSVQDSNAGVLLLAATAENYSEHPLAKAIVGHAKGAGIEPKEVSDFQVTPGMGVTAVWDGVTVRVGSREFIEEEAGMGTSSSAQSVVEKLQSQGKTAVLVSANSDVVGVIGLMDAPKQGAREAIEALKGLGIEPVMVTGDNRRTAEEIARQVGIERVYAGVLPSGKVDAINEIRNKNGIVAMVGDGINDAPALTAADVGMAIGSGTDLAIEAGNIVLVKSDIRDVVSAVEIARKTVGKIKQNLAYAFLYNVVLIPVAAMGLLYPALAGLAMAASSVSVTASSLALKRWRPGLAAG
- a CDS encoding ATP/GTP-binding protein encodes the protein MVNAIFVTGTAGSGKSLLTSRLLQWYRDTGAYPTTLNLDPGAVTLPYEPDIDIRNYIDIGTLMESYGLGPNGALIMASDLMATRLDEIQQEVDEANPDYLIVDTPGQIELFAFRASGPYFISNLQADNKATVFAFDGTLVSSPINFVSISLLASAVKLRLKTAQINVLTKRDLVIERLKDILDWAASTQALESALSGEKDAEYSLLSKDLSRSMTRAGFAPGLVAVSSTTMNGLVNVAAALARTLNQGEDG
- a CDS encoding Snf7 family protein, with protein sequence MTSFSNNWVKDNKSTMSEKIKEGLGPQQPLKPRIEFAKNKIQAQNQKLDTILEKLKGKEKSLFNQVVSALQRHDTQAGKMVSNEIAQVRKTIKMISQLKMALEQIQMRLETTIDLGDVMVAIGPAMGALTRVRSGLAGVMPEVDRELGEINGVFSDIMMNAGSMGNTSFAFDASGEEVDRILAEAGAVAEQRMTESFPDVPVGSGASRSYAGGNSQ
- a CDS encoding PAC2 family protein; translation: MKAVMVEDADIRKPIVIAAMQDMGNVGSIAIDFINKSLGTRPFRQISIPFPNYVVDSGGYIDFQRERWEYRYGSDGSVVVFGGGMGQPQTNQELYDLCEDVVGIARQYSAQLVYTLGAFHTDRKYGKNPKTFFAATTQELAGQIQRLGLEPTPGSSLITGFNGLILGLAKESGLQGIGLYAEIDDPQIPQFRAAKSLLVTLEKLTYQKFRGMEELDEMASRVESEGGKEF
- a CDS encoding arginase family protein — protein: MALARFHRANAKSFGDANIVVMGVPDESRSHAMRRGTSTAPDTIRAASDESEFFVRDGRLIPTVPMRGTLGDKRIFDAGNVQRNSVYEQARKIVEAGKIPVTLGGDHSLTTDILKAVAGGGRKVALLYFDAHPDFVSSARNYYGSVLTDSANCVDYKKSMLVGTRAAEPEEIENAKKAGLAMVTPIDITDLGVHKVAQMIREKVAGSRVYISIDLDCVDPAFAPGVSVPSPGGVTIADLLYLLTGTISNCDVAGFDIVELSPDYDADGLTANLAARILTECIACLKTS